A DNA window from Allokutzneria albata contains the following coding sequences:
- a CDS encoding flavoprotein — MTRVLGLMCSATFSVPEVRGRLVEPAVERGWTVAITLTPNAFTWFEAAGEVEPLRELTGLPVRGASRLPTEPRPHPVVDCYLWAPASANSIAKLALGLGDNQALTTVSEAIGSPTPVVVLPQVSEAHTRHPAWDGHIAALRAGGVELVPDMAWDLALERAERVTR, encoded by the coding sequence GTGACAAGGGTTCTGGGGTTGATGTGCAGTGCGACGTTCAGCGTGCCGGAGGTGCGCGGGCGTCTGGTCGAGCCAGCCGTCGAGCGCGGGTGGACGGTAGCGATCACGTTGACCCCCAACGCTTTCACCTGGTTCGAGGCGGCGGGGGAGGTCGAACCGCTGCGCGAGCTGACGGGATTGCCCGTGCGGGGTGCGTCGCGGTTGCCGACCGAACCGCGCCCGCACCCCGTCGTGGACTGCTACCTCTGGGCACCCGCCTCCGCCAACAGCATCGCCAAGCTGGCGTTGGGGCTCGGCGACAACCAGGCGCTCACCACCGTCTCCGAGGCGATCGGATCGCCCACGCCGGTCGTGGTGCTCCCGCAGGTCAGCGAGGCCCACACGCGCCACCCCGCGTGGGACGGGCACATCGCGGCCCTGCGAGCCGGCGGCGTCGAGCTGGTGCCGGACATGGCCTGGGACCTTGCGCTGGAGCGGGCCGAGCGCGTCACGCGATGA